One Prevotella intermedia ATCC 25611 = DSM 20706 DNA window includes the following coding sequences:
- a CDS encoding HmuY family protein, whose protein sequence is MKFKSFMALSCLTVLLFSSCSNDDPTPKPKPEQPKPEQPKPEQPKDVPTKTLSFITQEKAFQGYDKWVYVNLETGETVMKDDVSEQEWRTYSDAGKKKDLFGKYDVTKTVEGKPSNAPDKWHLAFHVFDVRTNGAEACMTDTTDIETIKTLPTNVKWVSDIKAYLIYDMTGMMKNPVVMGYMKSYVNMGLYYWMHKVKGTMGEYALTMSKSDPKKAPVFLVKFKDGSYAVIQFTGLKDATGKKKEVSFKYKFVKKN, encoded by the coding sequence ATGAAATTTAAATCATTTATGGCATTATCGTGCCTTACTGTTTTGTTATTCTCATCATGTAGCAATGATGACCCAACTCCAAAACCAAAGCCTGAGCAGCCAAAACCTGAACAACCAAAGCCTGAGCAACCGAAAGACGTACCGACAAAAACGCTCTCGTTTATTACGCAAGAAAAGGCATTTCAAGGTTATGACAAGTGGGTATATGTAAATCTTGAGACAGGTGAGACTGTTATGAAAGATGACGTCAGCGAACAGGAATGGCGCACATATTCTGATGCCGGCAAGAAGAAAGACCTCTTCGGCAAGTACGATGTAACGAAGACGGTAGAGGGAAAACCATCGAATGCACCCGATAAGTGGCACTTGGCTTTCCACGTCTTTGATGTAAGGACCAATGGTGCTGAAGCCTGTATGACCGACACGACAGATATAGAAACCATCAAGACATTGCCGACAAATGTGAAATGGGTGAGCGACATAAAAGCTTATCTTATCTATGACATGACTGGAATGATGAAGAATCCTGTCGTAATGGGCTATATGAAGAGCTACGTAAACATGGGACTTTACTACTGGATGCACAAGGTGAAAGGAACAATGGGAGAGTATGCGCTCACAATGTCGAAGTCAGACCCAAAGAAGGCTCCTGTATTCTTGGTGAAGTTTAAAGATGGCAGCTATGCCGTTATTCAGTTCACAGGTCTTAAAGACGCTACAGGCAAGAAGAAAGAAGTCAGCTTCAAGTATAAATTTGTCAAGAAGAATTAA
- a CDS encoding T9SS type A sorting domain-containing protein — translation MKKLLRLTVAVLMLATAQIATAQVKMAPNYFRADPNVYKYRMAKVIDWKDSEDEQLTQYIYDEKGCLVREEYGLSKQPGTFVYNYTYNPQGYMIKKEEVAVKADHSSSTVSSKHEYTRNEYGYVTEYTRATRHGTEPNDETLTEDVKMNFVYDDQMRLLRVDIRQFDYPSDKLEEEVGRICKVEYDEAGHVTCVSQEYPNGELVWKEEFKYDEKGRRVSIKKVPGPNYTPQDRITWTWHYDNDGDIDKQGSSNGFGKEYEYDKSKLASETFMVLEATEAEWALQGPLNCTLFKELPMEKYFTHAPIFETTDESEITYEPTGTPNNIADARTTAGKSLQAHLNGNKLTVDLPASLIGKTLQVFNATGACMSSFVVNGSQTTFNIDNFAPGIYVVGIGNQTVKFIKR, via the coding sequence ATGAAAAAACTATTACGTTTGACAGTGGCAGTCTTAATGCTTGCCACAGCGCAAATAGCCACGGCGCAAGTAAAGATGGCTCCTAACTATTTCCGTGCAGACCCCAACGTCTACAAGTACAGAATGGCGAAGGTGATTGACTGGAAGGATTCGGAAGACGAACAACTTACGCAGTACATCTACGACGAGAAGGGTTGCCTTGTCAGAGAAGAGTACGGTTTGAGCAAGCAGCCCGGAACTTTCGTCTACAACTACACATACAACCCGCAGGGCTATATGATTAAGAAAGAAGAAGTGGCGGTCAAGGCTGACCACAGCTCGTCTACCGTTTCTTCAAAGCACGAATATACGCGTAACGAATACGGATACGTAACTGAATACACTCGTGCTACACGCCACGGTACCGAACCTAACGACGAAACGCTTACTGAGGACGTGAAAATGAACTTCGTATACGACGACCAAATGCGCCTCCTCCGTGTCGATATTCGCCAGTTCGACTATCCTTCTGACAAGCTTGAAGAGGAAGTGGGACGTATCTGCAAGGTGGAATACGATGAAGCAGGGCACGTTACCTGTGTCAGTCAGGAATACCCCAACGGCGAACTCGTATGGAAAGAGGAATTCAAGTATGATGAAAAAGGTCGTCGGGTATCAATAAAGAAAGTTCCCGGCCCTAACTATACGCCTCAAGACAGAATTACTTGGACATGGCACTACGACAACGATGGCGACATAGACAAGCAGGGCAGCAGCAATGGTTTCGGCAAAGAGTACGAGTACGACAAGAGCAAGCTCGCTTCTGAAACCTTTATGGTTCTCGAAGCCACTGAAGCAGAATGGGCACTCCAAGGTCCGCTCAACTGCACGCTCTTCAAGGAACTGCCAATGGAGAAGTACTTCACCCATGCCCCGATATTCGAAACAACCGACGAGTCGGAAATAACATACGAGCCAACTGGTACTCCCAACAATATTGCCGATGCTCGAACAACCGCGGGCAAGTCGCTCCAAGCACATCTCAACGGCAATAAACTAACAGTAGACCTTCCTGCAAGTCTTATCGGAAAGACATTGCAGGTATTCAATGCCACAGGTGCATGTATGAGTAGCTTTGTTGTAAACGGTTCGCAAACCACATTCAACATCGACAACTTTGCTCCCGGTATATATGTTGTAGGTATCGGAAATCAGACCGTGAAGTTTATCAAGCGATAA
- a CDS encoding ADP-ribosylglycohydrolase family protein encodes MLGAIIGDIVGSRFEFGPAPEKDFELFTDECSYTDDTICTVAIADAILSGRSYKDALLDWCHRYPAPMGGYGNMFYDWLHEDNPQPKDSFENGSAMRVSPVGWLFSDWEEVIAEAKKTAEISHNHEEGIKGAQCVAEVICWLRHMRFTKSDVERKVEKFYGYELPSMRDIRKIGAQNHFDATCQETVPMALRCFMDANSFEETIRLAVLCDGDTDTKACIAGSVAEAYYEIPEWMAEKAFSYLPDDILEVLSRFYDRIQSDINK; translated from the coding sequence ATGCTTGGAGCTATCATAGGAGATATTGTAGGTTCACGCTTTGAATTCGGACCTGCACCAGAAAAGGATTTTGAACTGTTCACCGACGAATGTTCTTATACTGACGATACTATCTGTACTGTTGCTATTGCCGACGCTATCTTGAGCGGACGTTCTTACAAAGATGCTTTGTTGGATTGGTGTCATCGTTATCCTGCTCCGATGGGTGGGTATGGCAATATGTTTTACGATTGGTTGCACGAAGACAATCCGCAACCTAAGGATTCGTTTGAAAATGGTTCTGCCATGCGTGTCAGCCCAGTGGGTTGGCTTTTCTCTGATTGGGAGGAAGTGATAGCGGAAGCCAAGAAGACGGCGGAGATTTCGCACAACCACGAAGAAGGTATAAAGGGCGCACAGTGTGTAGCCGAGGTGATTTGTTGGTTGCGGCACATGCGCTTTACCAAGTCCGATGTAGAACGAAAGGTTGAGAAATTCTATGGATACGAGCTGCCGTCGATGCGCGATATACGCAAGATTGGTGCACAGAACCATTTCGATGCTACTTGCCAGGAAACTGTGCCGATGGCGTTGCGTTGCTTTATGGACGCCAATAGTTTTGAAGAAACCATACGCTTGGCTGTGCTTTGCGACGGCGATACTGATACGAAGGCGTGTATAGCGGGTTCGGTTGCCGAGGCTTATTATGAAATTCCTGAATGGATGGCAGAGAAAGCCTTCAGTTATTTGCCCGATGATATTCTGGAAGTTCTTTCCCGATTTTACGACAGAATACAGTCGGATATAAACAAATAA
- a CDS encoding TonB-dependent receptor domain-containing protein has product MNKIISFLLLLVLNTTVAFAQGSVKGRVLDKKSNTGLEFINVVIRKEGSDKILKGAITDTEGHFIISDVPNGSYTLTASGMGYKDVVRTFSLTATSLNKNFIALYLSEDAKSLDEVVVTAQRADMKLEVDRKTFSVDQQISNAGGVATDVLENIPSVEVDNEGNVSLRGNSSVEVWINGKSSGLTSDNRATVLQQLPAESIDRIEVIDNPSSQFSAEGSAGIINIVLKKDRKAGYYGSVQAGANTRGGANTSFNINYNSSLIDAYANVGYHHRKREGGSWSEQNNINTNTYQRYKADNSGQGNNLFTRAGITLHATKKDDISLSGMFTLGNHKNSSLTPYEYGTIGSLLNSHLMNRSTSSNNDMRMMHAEFDYRRNFSDKHYFDFSVGYNKWKADNENIFQDSTTYFDAAGYPLATPSTSGSYQYRPMYVNNRSWEIKFDYENQISKAMRLQAGYQANLSKENTPQESFVDRNSWAGYNLVEDQLYYNRFIYKNDVHALYTTLSYNSGKFGLMAGLRGEYWKVNTESYSWAQEHDASLRDQPFKKDYFQLFPSIFMSYQLTENDQLQLNYTRRLRRPWGGELNSFRNTSDASLISFGNPELTPEYSNSFSLNYLRTWREHSLLVSAYYRPTTNVMQRITYRSSTDGLLYQTNFNVAKSTSTGLELTARNRLFRILNLSTSANFYYYKLDGFSFDIDGQTITGQGNSNFTWNARMQASLMLPYDMSVQLTGNYNSRQNLAQGYRSPSGSVDFGFRKSFFNKLLVLSVNCRDLLDTRKWKTYTSSDSFTRYQESWRSGRTFRFTLTWNFGNTNKSKKKDNNMEMDEDFGSQPYQSSGMGQ; this is encoded by the coding sequence ATGAACAAGATTATTTCGTTTTTGCTACTCCTCGTATTGAATACAACGGTAGCGTTTGCACAAGGCTCTGTGAAGGGCAGAGTGTTGGACAAGAAGTCTAACACGGGATTAGAGTTTATAAATGTCGTGATACGAAAAGAAGGAAGCGACAAGATTCTAAAAGGTGCTATAACCGATACCGAGGGACATTTCATTATATCAGATGTACCCAACGGCAGCTACACGCTCACGGCAAGCGGTATGGGATATAAAGATGTTGTAAGGACATTCAGCCTCACAGCAACCTCACTCAACAAGAATTTCATAGCACTTTACCTATCCGAAGACGCCAAGTCACTCGATGAAGTGGTGGTAACGGCACAGCGGGCAGATATGAAATTGGAGGTAGACCGCAAGACTTTCAGCGTAGACCAACAAATATCGAACGCTGGCGGAGTGGCAACCGACGTTCTGGAAAACATTCCGAGCGTAGAGGTAGACAACGAAGGCAACGTTTCCTTGCGTGGCAATTCGAGTGTCGAGGTATGGATAAACGGCAAGTCTTCAGGACTTACGAGCGACAACCGCGCCACCGTGCTGCAACAGTTGCCTGCCGAAAGTATCGACCGCATCGAGGTAATAGACAACCCTTCGTCTCAGTTCTCGGCTGAAGGGTCGGCAGGTATCATCAATATTGTACTGAAGAAAGACCGCAAGGCGGGCTATTATGGCAGCGTTCAGGCAGGTGCCAACACACGCGGCGGAGCCAATACATCGTTCAACATTAACTACAACAGCTCTCTCATCGACGCTTACGCCAATGTAGGCTATCATCATCGCAAGAGAGAAGGCGGCTCTTGGAGCGAGCAAAACAACATCAACACAAACACTTACCAACGATACAAAGCCGACAACAGCGGACAAGGCAACAACCTTTTCACACGTGCAGGCATAACATTGCACGCCACAAAGAAAGACGACATCTCGCTCAGCGGTATGTTTACGCTCGGCAACCACAAGAACAGCAGCCTTACACCGTATGAGTACGGAACTATCGGCTCGCTGCTCAACAGCCATTTAATGAACCGCAGCACAAGCAGCAACAACGATATGCGTATGATGCACGCCGAATTCGACTATCGACGCAACTTCTCCGACAAGCACTACTTCGACTTCAGCGTGGGCTACAACAAATGGAAAGCCGACAACGAAAACATTTTCCAAGACTCCACCACCTACTTCGACGCAGCAGGCTATCCGCTTGCAACGCCCAGTACCAGTGGCAGCTACCAATACAGACCTATGTACGTGAACAACAGGTCGTGGGAAATAAAGTTCGATTACGAGAACCAAATCTCAAAAGCAATGCGACTTCAGGCAGGCTATCAAGCCAATCTGTCGAAAGAGAACACACCGCAAGAAAGCTTCGTAGACCGCAACAGCTGGGCAGGCTATAACCTTGTGGAAGACCAACTCTACTACAACCGCTTCATATACAAGAACGATGTGCACGCCCTCTATACCACCCTATCGTACAATTCGGGCAAATTCGGCTTGATGGCAGGACTCCGTGGCGAATACTGGAAGGTGAACACGGAGAGCTATTCGTGGGCGCAGGAACACGATGCAAGCTTGCGCGACCAGCCATTTAAGAAGGATTACTTCCAGCTTTTCCCAAGTATCTTCATGAGTTATCAGCTCACCGAGAACGACCAACTGCAACTGAACTACACCCGCCGTTTGCGCCGACCATGGGGAGGAGAGCTCAACTCATTCCGAAACACAAGCGATGCCAGCCTCATATCGTTCGGCAACCCAGAGCTGACACCCGAATACAGCAACTCATTCTCGCTGAACTACCTGCGCACGTGGCGCGAACACTCTTTGCTCGTATCGGCTTACTATCGCCCAACTACCAACGTGATGCAGCGCATTACTTACCGCAGTTCTACCGACGGCTTACTCTATCAAACCAACTTCAACGTTGCCAAGAGCACATCGACTGGTTTGGAACTTACGGCAAGAAACAGATTGTTCCGCATCTTGAACCTCTCTACCTCTGCCAACTTCTACTACTACAAGCTCGATGGCTTCAGTTTCGACATCGACGGACAAACCATTACGGGGCAAGGCAACAGCAACTTCACGTGGAATGCACGTATGCAAGCCAGCCTGATGTTACCTTACGACATGTCGGTACAGCTAACAGGCAACTACAACAGCCGCCAGAACTTGGCACAAGGTTACAGGTCGCCAAGTGGCAGTGTGGATTTCGGTTTCAGAAAGAGCTTCTTCAACAAACTGTTGGTGCTATCCGTAAACTGCCGCGACCTGCTCGACACACGCAAATGGAAGACTTACACCAGCAGCGACTCCTTCACACGCTACCAAGAGAGTTGGCGTTCTGGGCGCACCTTCCGCTTCACGCTTACTTGGAACTTCGGTAACACTAACAAGAGCAAGAAGAAAGACAACAATATGGAGATGGACGAAGACTTTGGAAGTCAGCCATACCAAAGCAGCGGAATGGGGCAATAA
- a CDS encoding DUF417 family protein, translating to MNKIASLVQFVLELAASLKGLGIHLVRIAIFIIFIWIGGLKFWNYEAEGIVPFVANSPFMSFFYAKDAPEYKDYKLKEGEFDKVKNEWHEANNTYTFSHGLGLAIMSFGILTLLGIWFPKIGFVGTGLVIIMTFGTLSFLITTPEVWVPDLGSGEHGFPLLTGAGRLVIKDVCILASAVVVLADCAQRILKKK from the coding sequence ATGAACAAAATTGCATCATTAGTACAGTTCGTTCTCGAACTGGCAGCATCGCTGAAAGGTTTAGGTATCCATTTAGTGCGTATCGCAATCTTTATTATCTTTATATGGATTGGTGGTCTGAAATTCTGGAACTACGAGGCAGAAGGCATTGTTCCTTTCGTTGCCAACAGTCCGTTTATGAGCTTCTTCTATGCCAAGGACGCACCTGAATACAAGGACTACAAGCTTAAAGAGGGCGAGTTTGACAAGGTTAAAAACGAGTGGCACGAGGCAAATAACACCTATACGTTCTCTCACGGATTAGGTTTGGCTATTATGTCGTTCGGCATTTTGACATTGCTGGGCATTTGGTTCCCAAAGATTGGCTTTGTTGGCACAGGCTTGGTTATAATAATGACCTTCGGTACGCTATCCTTCCTTATTACCACACCCGAAGTATGGGTGCCTGACCTTGGTAGTGGCGAACACGGTTTCCCATTATTGACGGGTGCTGGCCGATTGGTAATCAAAGACGTATGTATTCTTGCCTCGGCAGTTGTTGTGCTGGCAGATTGCGCACAGCGAATTTTGAAGAAGAAATAG
- a CDS encoding helix-turn-helix domain-containing protein, with translation MKPYAAVIVFLALVLSSVLTSINSYNRTKDTIVNDMNQALARTLSEKQEAWITPDTIMNYRQKLKIEVLRNESFVTYALANTPKTLCSQPMKWTGNDNRNVAFQSYATCSFLTIYELSDQRSAALLLLLSIVWLVGSVYWLRKHKLGTTILSSLIYSNDRQTFYDLKQMPIPFTPMQQQLMQLFISSADYQLSKQTICDALWPKKPDATETLYTLIRRIKPILQKYVGLNIVTERGGDYRLEKQ, from the coding sequence ATGAAACCTTATGCAGCTGTAATTGTGTTTTTAGCATTGGTCTTGTCATCGGTATTGACAAGCATAAACAGTTACAACCGTACGAAAGATACGATTGTGAACGATATGAACCAGGCATTGGCAAGAACGCTTTCCGAAAAGCAGGAAGCGTGGATAACGCCCGACACCATTATGAATTATAGGCAAAAGCTGAAGATTGAGGTGCTTCGCAACGAGTCGTTTGTTACCTATGCGCTTGCCAATACTCCGAAAACACTATGCAGCCAGCCTATGAAATGGACGGGGAACGACAACAGAAACGTGGCTTTCCAGTCGTATGCCACCTGCTCTTTCCTCACCATCTACGAGCTTTCCGACCAGCGTTCTGCTGCCCTGCTCTTGCTTTTGTCCATTGTTTGGCTCGTCGGCTCGGTTTATTGGTTGCGGAAACATAAACTGGGCACAACCATTTTAAGCAGTTTAATCTATTCAAACGATAGGCAGACTTTCTACGACTTAAAGCAAATGCCCATTCCGTTTACGCCGATGCAACAACAACTGATGCAGCTTTTCATCTCTTCTGCCGACTATCAGCTGTCGAAACAAACCATTTGCGACGCACTTTGGCCCAAGAAACCCGATGCAACCGAAACTCTCTACACGCTTATTCGGCGCATAAAGCCCATATTGCAGAAGTATGTAGGCTTGAATATCGTTACCGAACGAGGCGGCGACTACCGCTTAGAAAAGCAATAG
- a CDS encoding outer membrane beta-barrel family protein, whose amino-acid sequence MKRFFALFLIAMAGQNALYARHFALNTAQLQYDLTQTEVSDTVQTDRKEKPVELSEVTVEAARVVQKPDGQLIFPSKAQCNNSANGYSLLAKLGLSRIRVDEVTHSITALNSNGDVQIRINGVVATKTELTSMNPKLVKSIEFIDNPGVRYGENVGYVLNIRTARSERGGAVGVDLSNSLTALYGDNTAYAKFNRGNSEVSLSYSFDFQDFKRNRMKETADYLLNNNTRYRIVRTDLSSRNRQFGNNFQLKYSLADSASYVFQENLSSSFSHNPNADRIYQTFTPEGNFLSESNGSKRSFSPALDLYYYRKLGKSNSITANLVGTAIETKADDYLKEVSPYIYNVDGRMRSLYSELIYEQQLRPFTVSMGINGSLKHIRNEYLGDVKSLNRMDYSTLYMFSEVKGQWQKLGYVFGIGATHAGYKQATDKYNYWLFRPKLTLSYQVSQAFSVRYNFEIHEHISRIAMISNTKIRENSREWRVGNPNIEPNKVVRQMFSFSYVRPRFYNMVDILLQVNTNPNMSKYVRTADDQFYYMQANQKRIAMFCVMDNFNFKIIPDVLELTLSGGVYRFINEGDDYKHSLTACNFQASMQAYLGRWTLSAYADNGWKFNEGETLAHNGGNVYVGGSYRLGNLQLSLYIQNPFMQHPKTYHTHILNRYVTKDIVYRSRENGNLLNFSLSWNLEFGHRKHNDKQRNQHKDTDTGIM is encoded by the coding sequence ATGAAACGATTTTTTGCTTTATTTTTAATTGCAATGGCAGGGCAGAATGCTTTGTATGCTCGCCATTTTGCGCTGAATACGGCACAATTGCAGTACGATTTAACACAGACAGAAGTAAGCGACACGGTGCAAACGGACAGGAAAGAGAAGCCCGTAGAACTGTCGGAAGTAACGGTGGAGGCTGCAAGGGTTGTGCAAAAGCCTGACGGACAACTTATTTTTCCATCGAAAGCGCAGTGCAACAATTCGGCAAACGGGTACAGCTTGTTGGCTAAACTCGGCTTGTCGCGTATCCGTGTAGACGAAGTAACGCACTCTATAACGGCTTTGAACAGCAACGGCGACGTGCAAATTCGCATTAACGGCGTGGTTGCAACCAAGACTGAGCTGACGAGTATGAACCCCAAGTTGGTGAAAAGCATCGAATTCATCGACAATCCAGGCGTGCGTTATGGCGAAAACGTGGGCTATGTGCTGAACATTCGTACCGCAAGGAGCGAGCGTGGCGGCGCAGTGGGCGTGGATTTGAGCAATTCGCTCACTGCTTTGTATGGCGACAACACGGCATATGCTAAGTTTAATCGGGGCAATTCGGAAGTTTCGCTTTCCTATTCGTTCGATTTTCAAGACTTCAAAAGAAACAGAATGAAGGAAACAGCCGACTATTTGCTGAACAACAACACACGCTACCGCATCGTACGCACCGACCTATCGAGCCGCAATCGCCAGTTCGGCAACAACTTCCAACTGAAGTATAGTCTTGCCGACTCGGCTTCCTACGTGTTTCAGGAAAACCTATCGAGCAGCTTCAGCCATAATCCTAACGCCGACAGAATCTATCAGACATTTACCCCCGAAGGCAATTTCCTGTCGGAGAGCAATGGCTCGAAGCGGAGTTTCTCGCCTGCTCTCGACCTTTACTACTATCGGAAACTGGGCAAAAGCAATAGCATCACAGCCAATTTGGTAGGTACGGCAATCGAAACAAAGGCAGACGACTACCTGAAAGAGGTTTCACCTTATATATATAATGTGGACGGACGAATGCGCTCGCTTTATTCCGAGCTTATCTACGAGCAGCAGTTGCGCCCTTTCACTGTATCGATGGGCATCAATGGGTCGTTGAAACACATACGGAACGAGTATTTGGGCGATGTGAAATCGTTGAACCGAATGGATTATTCCACGCTGTATATGTTCTCGGAAGTAAAGGGACAGTGGCAGAAACTGGGCTACGTGTTCGGCATTGGGGCTACGCACGCAGGCTACAAGCAAGCCACCGACAAGTACAACTACTGGCTTTTCCGTCCTAAACTTACCTTGAGCTACCAAGTTTCGCAAGCCTTTTCGGTGCGATACAACTTTGAAATACACGAGCATATATCGCGTATAGCGATGATTAGCAATACCAAAATCAGGGAAAACAGCCGCGAGTGGCGTGTGGGCAACCCGAATATAGAGCCAAACAAGGTGGTTCGGCAAATGTTTAGCTTTAGTTATGTTCGCCCACGCTTCTACAATATGGTGGACATATTGCTGCAAGTGAACACCAATCCAAACATGTCGAAATACGTTCGCACAGCCGACGACCAGTTCTACTATATGCAAGCCAATCAGAAACGCATTGCGATGTTCTGTGTTATGGACAACTTCAACTTTAAAATCATACCCGATGTGCTCGAACTGACATTGAGTGGAGGCGTTTATCGCTTTATCAACGAAGGCGACGACTACAAGCACAGCTTAACGGCTTGCAACTTTCAAGCCAGCATGCAAGCGTATTTGGGGCGTTGGACACTATCGGCTTATGCGGACAATGGGTGGAAATTCAACGAGGGCGAAACGCTTGCGCACAACGGTGGCAATGTTTACGTGGGCGGCAGTTACCGTTTGGGCAATCTGCAGCTGTCGCTTTACATTCAAAATCCATTTATGCAGCACCCCAAGACCTATCATACGCACATACTGAATCGCTACGTAACGAAAGATATAGTGTATCGTAGCCGCGAAAATGGCAATCTTTTAAACTTCAGTCTGTCGTGGAACTTGGAGTTCGGACATAGGAAACACAACGACAAACAGCGCAATCAGCACAAGGATACCGACACGGGAATAATGTAA
- a CDS encoding metal-sulfur cluster assembly factor, with product MTQEEKTKIEAEIVEVLKTVYDPEIPVNIYDLGMIYKIDLQDDGTLEMDMTFTSPACPAADYIYEDVRTKVEGVKGVKTANIELVFDPIWDQSMMSEEARVELGFD from the coding sequence ATGACACAAGAAGAAAAAACAAAGATAGAAGCAGAAATAGTGGAGGTTCTGAAAACCGTCTACGACCCTGAAATTCCTGTAAACATATACGACCTCGGTATGATTTACAAGATAGACTTGCAGGACGACGGCACATTGGAAATGGATATGACCTTCACATCGCCAGCGTGCCCTGCAGCCGACTATATATACGAGGACGTAAGAACGAAAGTTGAGGGCGTGAAAGGCGTGAAGACAGCCAACATAGAGCTTGTTTTCGACCCTATTTGGGACCAGAGTATGATGTCGGAAGAAGCACGCGTAGAACTCGGTTTCGACTGA
- a CDS encoding UDP-2,3-diacylglucosamine diphosphatase → MKNVYFLSDAHLGSLAIEHRRTQERRLVRFLDSIKDKAEAIYLLGDMFDFWDEYKHVVPKGYTRFLGKISELTDMGVEVHFFTGNHDVWTYGYLEEECGVILHRHGITTEIHDKVFYLAHGDGLGDPDPLFKILRKIFHNRACQRLLNFFHPWWGMQLGLGWAKKSRMKRPDGKELPFLGEDKEYLVQYTKKYMRTHKDVDYYVYGHRHIKLDLPLDGKARMFILGDWIWQFTYLVFDGEHTFLEDYVEGESKL, encoded by the coding sequence ATGAAGAATGTTTATTTCCTTTCCGATGCCCATCTCGGTTCGTTGGCAATAGAACACCGACGGACGCAAGAACGCCGCTTGGTACGTTTTCTGGACAGTATAAAGGACAAGGCAGAAGCAATCTATCTCTTGGGCGATATGTTCGACTTTTGGGACGAGTATAAACACGTCGTTCCGAAAGGCTATACACGCTTCTTGGGGAAAATATCAGAGCTTACAGATATGGGCGTAGAGGTGCATTTCTTCACAGGCAACCACGATGTTTGGACATACGGATACTTGGAAGAAGAGTGTGGCGTGATACTGCACAGACACGGTATAACAACCGAAATCCACGACAAGGTATTCTATTTGGCACACGGCGATGGGCTTGGCGACCCCGACCCATTGTTCAAAATCCTGCGAAAGATATTCCATAACCGTGCCTGCCAGCGACTGCTGAACTTCTTTCACCCGTGGTGGGGAATGCAATTGGGACTTGGTTGGGCAAAAAAGAGCCGCATGAAACGTCCTGACGGCAAAGAACTTCCTTTCCTTGGCGAAGACAAAGAATACTTGGTGCAATACACCAAAAAGTATATGCGGACGCACAAAGATGTAGACTACTACGTTTATGGGCATCGCCATATAAAGCTCGACCTACCATTGGACGGCAAAGCGCGTATGTTTATCCTTGGCGATTGGATATGGCAGTTCACCTATCTCGTATTCGATGGCGAGCATACTTTCCTCGAAGACTACGTAGAAGGAGAGAGCAAATTATAA
- a CDS encoding very short patch repair endonuclease, which translates to MSNTKTLQQRHTNMAAIHGKNTKPELVVRKWLWSHGYRYRLNHTRLPGKPDIVLRKYRTCIFVNGCFWHGHEGCKYYRTPKTNTEFWVNKVRRNKERDRKVCQKLALMGWHSITIWECELKLSKRERTLESLIFTLNKIFLQDHRIKKYEISEEKLTMVAEGVAGKYGNKIKK; encoded by the coding sequence ATGAGTAACACGAAAACTTTACAACAACGACATACAAATATGGCAGCTATTCATGGAAAGAATACGAAGCCAGAACTTGTTGTGCGAAAATGGTTGTGGAGCCATGGCTATCGCTATCGTCTAAATCACACACGCCTTCCAGGAAAACCCGACATCGTGTTGAGGAAATATAGAACCTGCATTTTTGTAAATGGCTGCTTTTGGCACGGCCACGAAGGTTGCAAGTACTACAGAACACCGAAAACCAATACAGAGTTTTGGGTAAATAAGGTTAGACGAAACAAAGAACGAGACCGCAAAGTTTGTCAAAAACTCGCATTGATGGGTTGGCACAGCATAACAATTTGGGAGTGTGAGCTGAAGTTATCTAAAAGAGAAAGAACATTAGAGTCCCTAATATTCACGCTCAATAAAATCTTTCTACAAGATCATCGCATAAAAAAGTACGAAATATCTGAAGAAAAACTAACAATGGTTGCGGAAGGTGTTGCAGGCAAATACGGAAACAAAATAAAAAAATAA